Proteins encoded in a region of the Marinobacter arenosus genome:
- a CDS encoding iron-containing alcohol dehydrogenase — MTNKYYEFFCPVKVIAGKSALEHIPYELTGLAAKRPMIVTDKGVRAAGLLDPVIAACEESGLEIVSIYDDVPPDSSTTVVRDIAGIYRQEKCDSIIAVGGGSAIDTGKAVNILVSEGGDNIAKYSGAGIIKHPLKPFFVVPTTAGTGSEVTSVAVITDEAKGVKLPFTSSFLLPNAAIIDPRMTLTLPPHITAATAMDAMTHATEAFTCMAKNPLSDAYATAAVKKISHSLLRVMDNPKDTDGRLELAQASTMAGIAFSNSMVGLVHALGHATGAICHLPHGLCMSLYLPYVLEYNLEQIREPLGELLLYLEGPEVYSATPASRRAEASISALRKLRDQLYKRCQLPRTLKETGKVQEDQLDHIAEMALDDGSIMFNPKEVTLEDARAVLRRAWA; from the coding sequence ATGACCAATAAATACTATGAATTCTTTTGTCCGGTAAAAGTCATCGCCGGTAAATCGGCCCTGGAACATATTCCCTACGAATTGACCGGACTGGCCGCGAAGCGCCCCATGATCGTGACGGACAAGGGTGTTCGGGCCGCCGGCCTGCTCGACCCCGTCATTGCGGCCTGCGAGGAAAGCGGCCTCGAGATTGTCAGCATCTACGACGACGTGCCTCCCGATTCCTCGACCACCGTTGTCCGGGACATAGCGGGCATCTACCGTCAGGAAAAATGCGACTCGATCATTGCCGTGGGCGGCGGCTCCGCCATCGATACCGGGAAGGCGGTGAACATTCTGGTTTCCGAGGGTGGCGACAACATCGCCAAATACAGCGGTGCAGGCATCATCAAGCACCCGCTGAAGCCGTTCTTTGTGGTCCCCACTACCGCAGGTACCGGGTCAGAAGTAACCTCGGTCGCCGTCATCACCGACGAGGCCAAGGGCGTGAAACTGCCGTTCACCTCTTCGTTCCTGCTGCCCAATGCCGCCATCATTGACCCGAGAATGACGCTGACCCTGCCACCGCACATCACCGCGGCCACCGCCATGGATGCCATGACGCACGCCACGGAGGCCTTCACGTGCATGGCGAAAAACCCACTGAGCGACGCCTATGCAACGGCAGCCGTGAAGAAAATCAGCCATTCCCTGTTACGTGTGATGGATAACCCCAAAGACACCGACGGCCGACTGGAACTGGCCCAGGCGTCGACCATGGCCGGCATCGCCTTTTCCAACTCGATGGTGGGCCTCGTGCATGCCCTCGGGCACGCGACCGGCGCCATATGCCATCTACCCCACGGTTTGTGCATGAGCCTGTACCTGCCTTACGTGCTTGAGTACAACCTCGAACAGATCCGTGAACCCCTGGGCGAACTCCTTCTGTACCTGGAAGGTCCCGAAGTGTACTCCGCGACACCCGCAAGCCGGCGCGCTGAGGCAAGCATCTCTGCCCTACGCAAACTCCGGGATCAGCTGTACAAGCGTTGCCAGTTGCCGCGCACCCTGAAGGAGACCGGGAAGGTGCAGGAGGATCAGCTTGATCACATCGCCGAGATGGCTTTGGATGACGGCTCCATCATGTTCAATCCGAAAGAAGTCACCCTGGAAGATGCCCGCGCTGTCTTGCGGCGGGCCTGGGCATAA
- a CDS encoding ABC transporter ATP-binding protein, which translates to MTDFNSDRRQPMLRVDNLTHRVSLETDTLTILQGVSLEINRGESVAIVGRSGSGKTTLLGLLAGLDTPSDGTVELDGSVISKLTEDERAKLRARRVGFVFQSFQLLPALTALENVMLPLELAGIEAPEARARELLERVGLGERLNHTPRQLSGGEQQRVAIARAFASDPAILFADEPTGNLDNRTGQSVSDLLMELNREQGTTLVMVTHDEHLAGRCGRQFHIEAGVLSEPEAAARELAD; encoded by the coding sequence ATGACTGATTTCAACTCCGACCGCCGACAACCCATGTTGCGAGTAGACAACCTGACTCACCGGGTCAGCCTGGAAACCGATACGTTAACGATCTTGCAGGGGGTCAGTCTGGAAATCAATCGGGGAGAGTCCGTAGCCATTGTTGGCCGTTCCGGGTCGGGCAAAACCACCTTGCTTGGCCTGTTGGCGGGCCTGGACACCCCCAGTGATGGCACGGTAGAGCTCGATGGATCCGTGATCAGCAAACTCACCGAAGACGAACGTGCGAAGCTCCGGGCGCGTCGGGTGGGGTTTGTCTTCCAGTCGTTCCAGCTGTTGCCGGCACTGACAGCTCTGGAAAACGTGATGTTACCGCTGGAGCTGGCGGGTATAGAAGCGCCTGAAGCCCGTGCACGGGAGTTGCTGGAGCGGGTCGGCTTGGGGGAACGCCTCAACCATACGCCGCGGCAATTGTCCGGGGGAGAACAGCAGCGGGTGGCCATTGCCCGGGCATTTGCGTCCGATCCGGCCATTCTTTTCGCCGATGAGCCGACGGGCAACCTGGATAACCGGACCGGGCAGTCTGTGTCGGATCTTCTGATGGAACTCAACCGGGAGCAAGGCACGACGCTGGTGATGGTGACCCACGATGAACACCTGGCCGGCCGCTGTGGTCGCCAGTTCCACATTGAGGCAGGCGTTCTGTCGGAGCCGGAAGCAGCGGCCCGGGAGCTGGCTGACTGA
- a CDS encoding YheT family hydrolase — MTAFESAPYPLPANVRLERLPYAPPPWLRNGHVQSIWPTLFRKVAMVSPQAEVLRTDDDDELHLDWYRQGSDRLAIVSHGLEGHSRRPYVLGLTRALLSAGWDVLAWNYRSCGGVMNLQPRFYHSGATGDLERVIRHGLTHTYNRLFLSGFSMGGNLTLLYLGEQGERVDSRICGAVTYSVPCDLAGSAEVLSRPSRKIYMQRFLKDLHVKMKEKAGKFPDMIDVSGFESIRNFRQFDDRYTAPLHGFRDADDYWAQASALGRLRDIRVPALMVNAVDDPFLSDRCFPESRDVLGAHVRVEWPRWGGHVGFVEHARDGYYWSERKAIAFLQESL; from the coding sequence ATGACCGCTTTTGAATCCGCCCCGTATCCCTTACCCGCTAACGTCAGATTGGAGCGGTTGCCCTACGCGCCGCCGCCCTGGCTTCGCAATGGCCACGTGCAATCCATCTGGCCCACGCTGTTTCGCAAGGTCGCGATGGTTTCGCCCCAGGCCGAAGTCCTGAGAACCGACGATGACGATGAGCTCCACCTGGATTGGTACCGTCAGGGCAGTGACCGCCTGGCCATTGTTTCCCACGGTCTGGAGGGGCACAGCCGAAGGCCGTACGTGCTGGGCCTGACTCGGGCACTGCTGAGTGCGGGTTGGGATGTGCTGGCCTGGAATTACCGTTCATGCGGTGGAGTAATGAATCTGCAGCCCCGGTTTTACCACAGTGGCGCAACCGGCGATCTGGAGCGGGTGATCCGGCACGGTTTGACGCATACCTACAACCGACTCTTTCTCTCCGGATTCAGCATGGGAGGCAACCTGACACTGCTGTACCTCGGTGAACAGGGGGAGCGGGTGGACAGCCGGATTTGCGGTGCCGTTACCTACTCGGTGCCCTGTGACCTGGCCGGCAGTGCAGAGGTGCTTTCGCGACCCAGCCGAAAAATCTACATGCAGCGCTTCCTGAAAGATCTGCACGTCAAAATGAAAGAAAAGGCCGGGAAGTTTCCGGATATGATCGATGTTTCCGGATTTGAATCGATTCGCAACTTTCGCCAGTTCGACGACCGTTACACCGCGCCTTTGCATGGTTTTCGTGACGCTGATGATTACTGGGCACAGGCGTCGGCCCTCGGGCGCCTCCGGGATATCCGGGTGCCCGCCCTGATGGTTAACGCCGTGGATGATCCGTTTCTGTCAGATCGGTGTTTTCCGGAGTCGCGCGATGTCCTGGGGGCCCATGTCCGAGTTGAATGGCCACGCTGGGGCGGGCACGTCGGTTTTGTGGAGCATGCCCGCGACGGATATTATTGGTCCGAGCGCAAAGCCATTGCCTTCCTGCAGGAATCCCTTTGA
- a CDS encoding arylesterase, with translation MNTARLTVRSILFVVLASLAMPILANQNTLLIVGDSLSAAYGVPSERAWVQLLKERLDQNGLSQWQVVNASISGETTDGGARRLPDLLRENDPDVVVIELGGNDGLRGFPPNVIESNLADMIEQVQETGARTVLVGMQIPPNYGQRYTQMFADIFPKLSDRYNTALVPFFLQGVYDRDGFMQDDGLHPSEEAQPKLLDNIWPVLKQNLE, from the coding sequence ATGAATACGGCACGACTGACCGTCAGATCAATCCTTTTCGTTGTACTCGCCTCGCTGGCGATGCCGATATTGGCCAATCAGAACACCTTGCTTATTGTAGGGGACAGCCTGAGTGCAGCCTATGGCGTGCCATCCGAACGTGCGTGGGTTCAGCTGCTCAAGGAGCGCCTGGACCAGAACGGGTTATCCCAGTGGCAGGTCGTCAATGCCAGCATCAGCGGCGAAACCACGGACGGCGGCGCTCGACGCCTGCCCGATCTGCTCAGGGAAAATGACCCGGACGTTGTGGTGATCGAGCTGGGCGGCAACGACGGCCTGCGGGGCTTTCCACCCAACGTTATCGAATCCAACCTGGCGGACATGATTGAACAGGTTCAGGAAACCGGAGCCCGCACCGTGCTGGTCGGGATGCAGATCCCGCCGAACTACGGCCAACGTTACACCCAGATGTTCGCGGATATTTTTCCGAAACTGTCCGACCGCTACAACACGGCGTTGGTTCCCTTCTTTCTGCAGGGCGTTTATGACCGGGACGGATTCATGCAGGACGACGGCCTCCATCCCTCAGAAGAGGCACAACCCAAGCTGCTCGACAATATCTGGCCGGTTCTCAAGCAAAACCTGGAATGA
- a CDS encoding substrate-binding periplasmic protein, translated as MQLVALVIGAIALSSGTHAAPTNKTFHFNVSPNGYPPYLIVKESQPSGIMWDVVSLIGERIGYKVVPEQVPRKRVDEMLLEGFIDGTPRAIEWTTKPERFLFTDAVVPIEEVFFIPTDSDLNYQTPEDLFSKTVVTHLGYQYPLLQEHFDAGTIQRFDVSRDRDMFTFVLHGERFDAAIADRLVGQWILRREGLQDRFRTTRQGISNVGFRLMLRKDWQEFADAFNAELEEIRENGELDAILANYR; from the coding sequence GTGCAACTCGTCGCACTGGTGATCGGGGCCATCGCCCTAAGCTCCGGAACCCACGCCGCGCCAACCAACAAAACGTTCCACTTCAACGTATCACCAAATGGCTATCCCCCGTATCTGATCGTCAAAGAGAGCCAACCCTCAGGCATCATGTGGGATGTGGTGTCGCTGATTGGAGAGCGTATTGGCTATAAGGTCGTGCCCGAGCAAGTGCCCAGGAAGCGCGTGGATGAGATGCTTCTGGAAGGATTTATCGACGGCACGCCACGGGCCATTGAATGGACCACCAAACCGGAACGTTTCCTGTTCACCGATGCCGTAGTGCCCATTGAAGAGGTCTTCTTCATTCCCACCGACTCGGACCTGAACTACCAGACGCCCGAGGACCTGTTCTCAAAGACCGTTGTCACCCATCTTGGTTACCAGTATCCCCTGCTCCAGGAACACTTTGACGCCGGCACCATCCAGCGTTTCGACGTTTCCCGGGATCGCGATATGTTCACGTTCGTGCTGCACGGTGAGCGATTTGACGCGGCAATCGCCGATCGGCTTGTCGGCCAGTGGATTCTTCGCAGGGAAGGCTTGCAGGACCGTTTCCGCACGACCCGCCAGGGCATCAGCAACGTCGGCTTTCGGCTAATGCTCCGCAAGGACTGGCAGGAATTTGCCGATGCCTTCAACGCCGAGCTGGAAGAGATCCGCGAGAACGGCGAACTGGATGCCATTCTCGCGAACTACCGGTAA
- a CDS encoding M18 family aminopeptidase encodes MEHAEFNKDLLTFLNSSPTPWHAVATMKARLDAAGFEELDERDDWTLAPRQGYYVIRNGSSIIAFRTGDRDVTTSGIRMVGAHTDSPCLKVKPNPEVRRKGFFQLGVEVYGGVLLNPWFDRDLSLAGRVTVLDEDGEVRDTLVNFGKPVAFIPSLAIHLDREANNNRSVNPQTDLPPVVMQVPESDTTSFSDLLRQQIATESGMKARKVLGYELSFYDARGASFVGLRDEFIASARLDNLLSCYIGLQSLVAASGDEAALLVCNDHEEVGSMSAEGAQGPFLTSVLERWCGPGKSRAIARSMMISADNAHGIHPNYMDRHDENHGPLLNEGPVIKVNHNQRYATNSRSAAVYRHISDELGLPHQTFVVRSDMGCGSTIGPLTAGNLGVTTLDIGVPQFGMHSIRELIGTEDGYTLFRVLTEFMQRNQIL; translated from the coding sequence ATGGAACACGCTGAATTTAACAAAGATTTGTTGACGTTTCTGAACTCGTCGCCCACGCCCTGGCATGCCGTGGCGACCATGAAGGCCCGGCTGGACGCTGCCGGCTTCGAAGAGCTGGACGAGAGAGACGATTGGACCCTGGCGCCGCGTCAAGGGTACTACGTCATCCGGAACGGGTCCTCCATTATCGCCTTCCGAACCGGTGATCGGGACGTCACCACCTCGGGCATCCGAATGGTCGGGGCACACACCGACAGCCCGTGCCTGAAGGTGAAACCGAATCCCGAAGTACGGCGCAAGGGGTTTTTCCAGCTTGGCGTCGAGGTGTACGGTGGTGTTCTGCTGAATCCCTGGTTTGACCGCGATCTCTCGCTTGCCGGCCGTGTCACGGTCCTGGATGAGGACGGCGAGGTACGGGACACGCTGGTGAACTTTGGCAAACCCGTGGCCTTTATCCCGAGTCTTGCGATTCATCTGGACCGGGAAGCCAACAACAATCGATCCGTGAATCCGCAGACTGATCTGCCGCCCGTGGTCATGCAGGTGCCTGAAAGCGATACCACGAGCTTTTCGGATCTGTTACGCCAGCAGATTGCCACCGAGTCTGGAATGAAGGCACGCAAGGTCCTGGGGTACGAGCTGAGCTTCTACGATGCCAGGGGGGCTTCTTTTGTCGGTCTGCGCGACGAATTCATCGCCTCCGCCCGACTTGATAACCTGCTGAGTTGCTATATCGGGCTTCAATCCCTGGTCGCAGCTTCCGGCGATGAAGCCGCTTTGCTCGTGTGCAACGACCATGAGGAAGTCGGCAGTATGTCGGCAGAGGGTGCCCAGGGACCGTTTCTCACATCTGTTTTGGAGCGCTGGTGCGGACCAGGCAAATCCCGGGCGATTGCCCGTTCCATGATGATCTCGGCCGATAATGCCCACGGAATTCACCCGAACTACATGGACCGTCACGATGAAAACCACGGCCCCCTGTTGAACGAGGGGCCGGTTATCAAGGTGAACCACAACCAGCGCTACGCGACCAACAGCCGGTCTGCTGCCGTTTACCGCCACATCAGTGATGAGTTGGGGCTGCCGCACCAGACGTTTGTCGTTCGCAGTGATATGGGCTGTGGCAGCACCATTGGCCCCCTGACTGCTGGCAACCTCGGCGTCACCACGCTCGACATTGGGGTGCCCCAGTTTGGCATGCACTCGATTCGGGAGCTCATTGGCACGGAAGACGGCTATACTTTATTTCGGGTGCTGACCGAATTCATGCAGCGCAATCAGATTCTGTGA
- a CDS encoding ABC transporter permease translates to MAAASKLMSVRRDWRERDVRVVLAALIIAVATVATIALFASQLQRTLVSSASSFLAADRQLEAENGREIPGDWLTEARFRGLETGRMVEFSTMVFGSGGFQLVSVKAVSDEYPLRGEIEVQNGPEAPRTMVGAGPKPGEVWINPRLLRLLELDVGDSLEVGNRNLTVSGLLIREPDGGFRLSSLAPRVMMHADDVTSTGVIQEGSRVEYVYLFAGDEGAIQGYYQWLEPRLEPSHEWEGVRDGETFSRSLERAERFLLLGGSLAVLLAAVAVAVASRQYALSQRDTVALLKTLGVRSRGIGTLYLRRLALWGVTGVVGGLLVALPLFWLLTRLLGNVLERPVEFYLDPAALAPALLTALVSLFAFAYPPIRRLRNVPAMRVLRSQPGEGGREALPDIAIAIVAVFGLVWMYAGELSLVGALLGGLVLLLGALGLLGWLLVAALRKVRGGGNAWRLALVGLYRHRRASLSQMAVFAMTLMLAATLVLVRSSLLDDWQAQLPQDAPNHFLINIAPDAVEEVSAFWQERGQPLNQLYPMVRGRLTELNGRPVKEAVSKDERVGALNRELNLTWMPFLPADNEIIQGQWFGDGQSEGVSVEAELAEKLGLALGDRLTFTIGSEKVTESITSIRTVQWDSMKPNFYMAFPPNGGLTDMPATWITSFYLPADKKTALNDFSRQFPTISVLEIDHIIERIQQIVRQVTQAIEAILALILAAALVVMAAVVSATLRDRQREGALLRTLGGRQSLLVRSTMLEFALLGGFAGVLGVVAAEAAVWALQFRMFEGTFSWHWQVVLPVPLVSAVVLALFGRWQLRPVLSVSPMLLLRRLE, encoded by the coding sequence ATGGCGGCTGCAAGCAAGTTGATGTCGGTCCGCCGGGATTGGCGGGAGCGAGACGTTCGGGTCGTGCTGGCGGCCTTGATTATTGCCGTCGCCACCGTGGCTACCATCGCGCTGTTTGCGAGTCAGCTACAGCGCACCCTTGTGTCCTCCGCCAGCTCTTTCCTGGCTGCCGATCGGCAGTTGGAGGCGGAGAACGGGCGCGAAATTCCCGGTGATTGGCTGACCGAGGCCCGGTTCAGGGGGCTCGAAACGGGGCGAATGGTGGAATTTTCCACCATGGTGTTCGGCAGCGGTGGGTTTCAACTGGTGTCGGTGAAAGCCGTCAGTGACGAGTATCCACTGCGAGGTGAAATCGAGGTCCAGAACGGGCCAGAGGCTCCCCGAACAATGGTCGGCGCCGGTCCAAAGCCGGGCGAGGTCTGGATCAATCCACGGTTATTACGCCTGCTTGAGCTCGACGTCGGCGATTCCCTAGAGGTGGGGAACCGGAACCTGACGGTATCGGGTTTGCTGATTCGCGAACCCGACGGCGGGTTCCGGCTTTCGTCACTGGCTCCGCGGGTCATGATGCACGCCGATGACGTAACCTCAACGGGGGTTATCCAGGAGGGAAGCCGAGTCGAGTATGTCTATCTGTTTGCCGGCGACGAAGGTGCGATCCAGGGCTATTACCAGTGGTTGGAACCTCGGCTTGAGCCCAGCCATGAGTGGGAAGGCGTTCGTGACGGGGAGACCTTTTCCCGGTCCCTGGAGCGGGCCGAGCGTTTTCTGCTGTTGGGGGGCAGCCTCGCCGTCCTTTTGGCGGCCGTGGCGGTCGCGGTCGCGAGCAGGCAGTATGCGCTGTCCCAGCGCGACACCGTGGCTCTGCTGAAGACGCTGGGCGTTCGCAGCCGGGGCATCGGCACCTTGTATCTGCGTCGCCTGGCGCTTTGGGGGGTGACCGGCGTGGTCGGCGGTCTGCTGGTGGCCTTGCCCCTGTTCTGGTTATTGACGAGGCTGCTGGGCAACGTGCTTGAGCGGCCCGTTGAGTTTTACCTGGATCCGGCGGCTCTCGCGCCTGCCTTGCTGACGGCCCTGGTCTCCCTGTTTGCTTTCGCCTATCCGCCCATTCGCAGGCTGCGGAATGTCCCTGCCATGCGTGTGCTGCGAAGCCAGCCCGGTGAGGGCGGGCGCGAAGCCTTGCCGGACATCGCGATTGCCATTGTTGCGGTGTTCGGCCTGGTCTGGATGTATGCCGGTGAACTGAGTCTGGTGGGCGCCCTCCTAGGCGGGCTGGTCCTCTTACTCGGTGCGCTTGGGCTCCTGGGCTGGTTGCTCGTGGCCGCGTTGCGAAAAGTTCGAGGTGGTGGCAATGCCTGGCGCCTGGCCTTGGTCGGGCTCTACCGACATCGTCGCGCCAGCTTGTCCCAGATGGCGGTGTTCGCCATGACCCTGATGCTGGCGGCGACCCTGGTGCTGGTGCGGAGTTCGCTTTTGGATGACTGGCAGGCCCAGCTGCCCCAGGACGCCCCTAATCACTTCTTGATCAACATTGCGCCCGATGCCGTTGAGGAGGTCAGTGCTTTCTGGCAGGAGCGCGGCCAACCGCTGAACCAGCTGTATCCAATGGTCCGGGGCCGATTGACCGAGCTGAACGGCCGGCCGGTAAAAGAAGCGGTGAGCAAGGACGAGCGGGTGGGCGCCCTGAACCGGGAGCTCAACCTGACCTGGATGCCCTTCCTGCCAGCTGACAACGAAATCATCCAGGGGCAATGGTTTGGTGACGGCCAGTCGGAGGGTGTCTCGGTTGAGGCGGAACTGGCGGAAAAACTGGGGCTCGCCCTGGGCGACCGGCTGACTTTCACAATCGGTTCCGAGAAGGTGACGGAATCGATCACCAGCATCCGAACGGTCCAGTGGGATAGCATGAAGCCGAATTTCTACATGGCGTTCCCACCGAACGGCGGCCTGACCGATATGCCGGCAACCTGGATTACCAGCTTCTATCTACCGGCTGACAAGAAAACCGCTTTGAACGATTTTTCGAGGCAGTTCCCGACTATTTCCGTACTTGAGATCGACCACATTATTGAGCGAATCCAGCAGATCGTTCGCCAGGTAACCCAGGCCATTGAAGCGATTCTGGCCCTGATTCTGGCGGCTGCGCTGGTCGTGATGGCGGCGGTCGTCAGTGCCACCTTGCGGGATCGTCAGCGGGAAGGCGCACTGTTGCGGACCCTCGGGGGCCGCCAATCGCTGCTGGTGCGCAGTACCATGCTGGAATTTGCGCTTCTGGGTGGGTTTGCCGGGGTGCTCGGTGTCGTTGCCGCGGAAGCGGCGGTGTGGGCGCTTCAGTTCCGAATGTTCGAAGGCACCTTCAGTTGGCACTGGCAGGTGGTGTTGCCCGTGCCTCTGGTCAGCGCCGTGGTTCTTGCCCTGTTTGGGCGGTGGCAACTTCGCCCTGTGCTGAGCGTGTCGCCCATGCTTCTGCTGCGTCGGTTGGAGTAA
- a CDS encoding M48 family metalloprotease, translated as MVLALTVTGCSVNPVTGESQLSLIDENQELAMGAEQYTPTQQSQGGQFYLDPELTLYVRDVGQKLAAVSDRPDLPYEFVILNSSVPNAWALPGGKIAINRGLLTELDDEAQLASVIGHEIVHAAARHSVQRMQQGMLISAGVAGLGFALSDNEWAGLLMGGAAVGAQLALAQYSQSDELESDYYGILYMKEAGYDPTAAVELQQLFLELSQGKESDFIQGMFATHPPSAKRVQKNRELVNKVGAGGYRGEDVFERKLATLRKLQPAYDAHEKALKLASEGDMDAALKHINEAIRLAPDEALFYSLRGRIYQHQEKLEQASADFEKAVSLYPEMFVYRLYNGLNALALNNLDKAQENLVRANQVVPTSIAFLRLGDIAAKQNRRDEAIAYYSKAAEAGGDVAKEARQKLEALTG; from the coding sequence ATGGTGCTTGCCCTGACGGTAACCGGTTGCTCTGTCAATCCGGTCACGGGCGAGAGCCAGCTGTCCCTGATTGATGAAAATCAGGAACTGGCCATGGGTGCCGAGCAGTATACGCCGACACAGCAATCCCAGGGTGGCCAGTTCTACCTGGACCCGGAGCTGACGCTGTACGTCCGGGACGTCGGCCAGAAACTCGCAGCCGTCAGTGACCGCCCGGACCTTCCCTATGAGTTTGTAATCCTGAACAGCAGCGTGCCGAACGCCTGGGCGCTCCCCGGGGGCAAGATTGCCATCAACCGCGGCCTTCTGACGGAACTGGATGATGAGGCCCAGCTGGCCTCGGTCATCGGCCACGAAATTGTCCACGCGGCGGCCCGCCACAGCGTCCAGCGCATGCAGCAGGGCATGCTGATCAGTGCCGGCGTAGCCGGACTGGGATTCGCCCTCTCCGACAATGAATGGGCGGGACTGCTTATGGGAGGTGCCGCTGTCGGCGCACAACTGGCGCTCGCGCAGTACAGCCAGTCCGACGAACTGGAATCCGATTACTACGGCATCCTGTACATGAAGGAAGCGGGCTACGACCCGACGGCCGCCGTTGAGCTCCAGCAGTTGTTCCTGGAACTGTCCCAGGGAAAGGAAAGCGACTTTATCCAGGGCATGTTCGCAACTCACCCACCCTCGGCAAAGCGAGTCCAGAAAAACCGGGAACTGGTCAATAAGGTTGGTGCCGGCGGCTACCGGGGGGAGGATGTTTTTGAACGCAAGCTGGCCACCCTCCGCAAACTCCAGCCGGCTTACGATGCCCATGAGAAGGCACTGAAACTGGCCTCAGAGGGGGACATGGATGCAGCGCTGAAACACATCAACGAGGCCATTCGCCTTGCGCCGGACGAAGCCCTGTTTTACAGCCTGCGCGGTCGCATATACCAACACCAGGAGAAGCTGGAACAAGCCTCGGCGGATTTCGAGAAAGCCGTATCCCTATATCCGGAAATGTTCGTTTACCGGCTCTACAACGGTTTGAACGCACTCGCCCTGAACAACCTCGACAAAGCGCAGGAAAACCTGGTTCGCGCCAATCAGGTTGTTCCCACATCCATCGCGTTTCTGCGCTTGGGCGACATTGCCGCTAAACAGAACCGCCGCGATGAGGCCATTGCCTATTACAGCAAAGCGGCGGAAGCCGGGGGCGATGTGGCCAAAGAGGCACGCCAGAAACTGGAAGCGCTCACCGGTTGA